TCGCTGATACACTGATTACAACACAGCACCGCTACATGGCTAAATATATTATTGGTGAGGACGGATTAAAGAACAGGGTGACTGAATATAGCGCCCAATTTGAAGAGATGGGGGTCGAAAAGGATACACATACCATCACTCCTGAACCAGAAGTAAAAGAGAAACCACTGGTCGAGATAGAAAATGTATCAGGTACTGGATATTCCGGATATGTCATGATCGTTAATGATCCTACTAAAGTTCGTTTGGGAATTCCGGATAAAGTAGGGTCAGGTGAGAAAGTAACTAGTATGGTGAAGCGCACAGGTGCTATCGCTGGAGTTAACGGTGGTGGATTCGCTGACCCCAACTGGAAAGGTAACGGATTTAAACCTATCGGTATTGTGATATCACAAGGTAAGTTATATTACAACGGTCTCGGTGGCAAGAAATCCACGCAAATCGTAGGTCTTGATAAACAAGGGAAGATGGTTGCTGGAAATTATTCTTTAGACGAGATTAGTAAAATGGGTGTTCAGGAGGCAGTGACTTTTAGCCCTCGTTTAATCGTCAATGGAAAAGGATTGATTAAGAACGCGGCTGAAGGTTGGGGAATTGCACCAAGAACAGCGATGGGCCAGCGAGCTGACGGAGCGATTATATTTGTTGTTATTGATGGAAGACAACCTACTTATAGTATTGGTGCAAATCTATACGATGTGCAGCAAATCCTTCTTAAGCATGGAGCAGTGATTGCTGCCAATTTGGATGGGGGTTCTTCTACCGTACTGGTAAAAGACAACGAGATTATGAACAAGCCATCTTCTCAATATGGGGAACGATATTTACCTACGGCTTTTCTTGTGTTTGAGCACCCTGAGCAAGTCGATATGCCGAATATTTGGAAGGGACTTGACCCCTCCAAAATTGATGCTGCTAAGAAGCGTACACGCTAAAGCACTCTTAATACGTAAATAAGATAAGGATTATCTTGGATTGCCATATGAAAATATGCTACGATATCACCTAGCATGAAACAGAATACAGAACTAACAGGTCTGGAACAGGGGGAATAGGAGTGACGTTGCAACAACTCCGCTACGCTATCGAAATTGCAAATAGTGGCTCCATGAATGAGGCGGCAAAGAAGCTCTTTGTTTCTCAACCGAGCCTGTCCAATGCCATTAAAGAGTTAGAAAGTGAACTGGGGATTACGATTTTTGAGCGGACCAACCGAGGAATCAGTATTTCCGTTGAGGGAATGGAATTCCTGGGTTATGCCCGCCAAATTATTGAACAGACAGAGCTTATGGAGAATCGTTATACGGGGAAAAAGCGTAGTCCGATCTATTTTTCCATCTCTACGCAGCACTACGCCTTTGTGGTTG
This genomic stretch from Paenibacillus sp. FSL H7-0737 harbors:
- a CDS encoding phosphodiester glycosidase family protein yields the protein MSTSSLPQRSTVRKKKPTKKRKKRSFFRTLYKVFLFCLILLIAGGGWFYFAPSAKNLRYSIADTLITTQHRYMAKYIIGEDGLKNRVTEYSAQFEEMGVEKDTHTITPEPEVKEKPLVEIENVSGTGYSGYVMIVNDPTKVRLGIPDKVGSGEKVTSMVKRTGAIAGVNGGGFADPNWKGNGFKPIGIVISQGKLYYNGLGGKKSTQIVGLDKQGKMVAGNYSLDEISKMGVQEAVTFSPRLIVNGKGLIKNAAEGWGIAPRTAMGQRADGAIIFVVIDGRQPTYSIGANLYDVQQILLKHGAVIAANLDGGSSTVLVKDNEIMNKPSSQYGERYLPTAFLVFEHPEQVDMPNIWKGLDPSKIDAAKKRTR